In Oryzias latipes chromosome 15, ASM223467v1, the following proteins share a genomic window:
- the LOC101174769 gene encoding transmembrane protein 41A-B, giving the protein MRSLAGLAAIVAAASVYLYVLSTHLPPGPKQLPPDTEGADAQELDFRLKFPSDLESLRELADTLKFYKRENYGYVLLLFCSAYLYKQSFAIPGSSFLNMLAGAIFGPWEGLLLACLLATSGSTFCFLLSSVFGKQYVVHLFPEKVALLQRKVEENRSSLFFLLLFLRFFPMTPNWFLNITCPVLNIPISIFFFSVLIGLIPYNFICVRTGSILSQISSLDDIFSWGTLAQLLAIALVALVPGAMIKHYSKTHLKVDGLDSNGAGPGEIDRKRR; this is encoded by the exons ATGCGCTCCTTAGCCGGACTGGCTGCCATCGTGGCGGCGGCGAGCGTCTACCTGTACGTGCTGTCCACGCACCTTCCACCGGGACCCAAGCAGCTCCCGCCGGACACTGAGGGGGCGGACGCGCAGGAGCTGGACTTCAG GCTGAAGTTCCCGTCAGACCTGGAGTCCCTACGGGAGCTCGCAGATACGCTCAAGTTCTACAAAAGAGAAAACTATGGCTAcgttctgctgctgttctgcagtgCTTACCTGTATAAGCAGTCCTTTGCCATACCTGGCTCCTCCTTCCTG AACATGCTAGCAGGAGCAATCTTTGGGCCCTGGGAGGGTCTGTTGTTGGCCTGCCTGCTCGCCACTTCAGGCTCGACATTCTGCTTCCTCCTGTCGTCAGTGTTTGGAAAGCAGTACGTGGTTCACTTATTTCCTGAGAAGGTCGCCCTGTTGCAGAGGAAG GTGGAAGAGAATCGTAGcagcttgtttttcctcctccttttccttcGTTTCTTCCCCATGACTCCTAACTGGTTCCTTAACATCACCTGTCCTGTCCTCAACATCCCCATctccattttcttcttctctgtgtTGATAG GTTTGATCCCCTACAACTTCATCTGTGTTCGGACGGGCTCAATCCTGTCCCAGATCTCTTCTCTGGATGACATTTTCTCTTGGGGGACGCTGGCTCAACTCCTGGCCATCGCCCTGGTGGCCCTTGTCCCTGGAGCAATGATTAAGCACTACAGCAAAACTCACCTGAAGGTAGACGGCCTGGACAGCAATGGAGCGGGTCCGGGGGAAATCGACCGCAAGAGACGATAA